In one Nicotiana sylvestris chromosome 8, ASM39365v2, whole genome shotgun sequence genomic region, the following are encoded:
- the LOC104231374 gene encoding aspartate aminotransferase 3, chloroplastic isoform X2, with translation MNMSQQSPSPSADRRLSVLARHLELSSSATVESSIVAAPTSGNAGTNSVFSHIVRAPEDPILGEGKPLVLNVVRQAEQLLVNDRSRVKEYLSITGLADFNKLSAKLILGADSPAIQENRVTTVQCLSGTGSLRVGAEFLARHYHQRTIYIPQPTWGNHPKVFTLAGLSVKSYRYYDPATRGLNFQGLLEDLGSAPSGAIVLLHACAHNPTGVDPTIDQWEQIRRLMRSRGLLPFFDSAYQGFASGSLDTDAQSVRMFVADGGEVLVAQSYAKNMGLYGERVGALSIVCRNADVASRVESQLKLVIRPMYSNPPIHGASIVATILKDRNMYREWTLELKAMADRIIRMRQQLFDALRARGTPGDWSHIIKQIGMFTFTGLNSEQVAFMTKEYHIYMTSDGRISMAGLSSRTVPHLADAIHAAVARAR, from the exons ATGAACATGTCACAACAATCACCGTCACCGTCCGCTGACCGGAGGTTGAGTGTTCTGGCGAGACACCTTGAACTGTCGTCCTCCGCCACCGTCGAATCCTCTATCGTCGCTGCTCCTACCTCTGGAAATGCTGGAACCAACTCTGTCTTCTCTCACATCGTTCGCGCTCCCGAAGATCCTATTCTCGGc GAAGGAAAACCTCTTGTTTTGAATGTTGTAAGACAAGCAGAGCAGCTACTAGTAAATGACAG GTCTCGCGTTAAAGAGTACCTATCTATTACGGGACTGGCAGACTTCAATAAATTGAGTGCTAAGCTGATACTTGGCGCCGACAG CCCCGCTATTCAAGAGAACAGAGTAACAACTGTGCAGTGCTTGTCTGGCACAGGCTCATTGAGGGTTGGAGCTGAATTTTTGGCTCGACATTATCATCAA CGCACAATTTATATTCCCCAACCAACATGGGGAAACCACCCAAAAGTTTTCACTTTAGCTGGATTATCGGTAAAGAGTTACCGCTACTATGATCCAGCAACTCGTGGACTCAATTTTCAAG GTTTGTTGGAAGACCTTGGATCTGCTCCATCGGGAGCGATAGTGCTACTTCACGCTTGTGCCCATAACCCCACTGGTGTTGATCCAACCATTGATCAGTGGGAGCAAATTAGGAGATTGATGAGATCAAGAGGATTGTTGCCCTTCTTTGATAGTGCATATCAG GGCTTTGCCAGTGGAAGCCTAGATACAGATGCACAGTCTGTTCGCATGTTTGTGGCAGATGGAGGTGAAGTACTTGTTGCTCAAAGTTATGCAAAGAATATGGGGCTTTATGGTGAACGTGTTGGAGCTCTAAGCATT GTCTGCAGGAATGCTGATGTGGCGAGCAGAGTTGAGAGCCAGCTGAAGTTGGTGATTAGGCCAATGTATTCCAATCCGCCCATCCATGGTGCGTCAATAGTTGCCACAATCCTTAAAGACAG AAACATGTACCGTGAATGGACCCTTGAGCTGAAAGCAATGGCTGATAGAATCATCAGAATGCGTCAGCAATTATTTGATGCTTTACGTGCTAGAG GTACACCTGGTGACTGGAGTCACATTATCAAGCAGATTGGAATGTTTACTTTCACGGGACTTAACTCAGAGCAAGTTGCCTTCATGACCAAAGAGTACCACATCTACATGACATCAGATGG ACGCATCAGTATGGCAGGTCTGAGCTCCAGGACAGTTCCACATCTAGCAGATGCCATACATGCTGCTGTCGCTCGGGCTCGTTGA
- the LOC138875823 gene encoding uncharacterized protein, translating into MEDLTNIRKENTVERVEATDSQGVPIPNDNVSQLKQKLLKFQEDLDQVRNLASLSFSLSTPDVNIPNTQNPTPPQNIPKQQNHPTLRHHVAPPKNQCNTCHTPNNTPLLIPETQNSTNNHFHTHTLGHHNTPIYVETMPHSTQPISCTPEFDEKDLLIRNLAKELKKLTSWIQGIKGSKGIEGLNSEDLCIQPDVELPERYKPPKFEMFDGTSDPRVHLRTYCNKLVGAGKDERIRMKLFMRSLKGDALSWYISQDPKKWSS; encoded by the coding sequence atggaagatttgaccAACATTAGGAAGGAGAACACagttgaacgggtagaggccactgatagCCAGGGTGTCCCGATTCCAAATGATAATGTGTCACAACTTAAACAGAAACTGCTAAAGTTCCAAGAAGatctcgatcaggttcggaatctggcaagcctgtcattttccctcagcaccccagatgtcaacatccctaatactcaaaaccctacacctcctcaaaacatcccaaaacaacagaatcatcccaCTCTTCGCCACCAcgttgctccaccaaagaaccaatgtaacacttgtcataccccaaacaacactccactactcatcccagaaactcaaaactccacaaataaCCATTTCCATACCCATACactaggccaccataacactcctatctacgtggagaccatgccacactccacccaacctatctcatgcacacctgagtttgatgaaaaggatctgcttattagGAACTTGGccaaggaacttaagaaactgaccagctgGATTCAGGGCATcaagggaagcaaaggaatcgaggggctgaactctgaggatctttgcatacagcctgatgtcgaactgcctgagaggtacaaacctcctaagtttgaaatgtttgatggtacgagTGATCCAAGGgttcatctgaggacatattgcaacaagctggttggagcagggaaggatgaaaggatccgcatgaagctgttcatgaggagtttgaagggagatgcattatcttggtatatcagccaagatcccaagaagtggtcaagctag
- the LOC104231374 gene encoding aspartate aminotransferase, cytoplasmic isoform X1: MNMSQQSPSPSADRRLSVLARHLELSSSATVESSIVAAPTSGNAGTNSVFSHIVRAPEDPILGVTIAYNKDSSPMKLNLGVGAYRTEEGKPLVLNVVRQAEQLLVNDRSRVKEYLSITGLADFNKLSAKLILGADSPAIQENRVTTVQCLSGTGSLRVGAEFLARHYHQRTIYIPQPTWGNHPKVFTLAGLSVKSYRYYDPATRGLNFQGLLEDLGSAPSGAIVLLHACAHNPTGVDPTIDQWEQIRRLMRSRGLLPFFDSAYQGFASGSLDTDAQSVRMFVADGGEVLVAQSYAKNMGLYGERVGALSIVCRNADVASRVESQLKLVIRPMYSNPPIHGASIVATILKDRNMYREWTLELKAMADRIIRMRQQLFDALRARGTPGDWSHIIKQIGMFTFTGLNSEQVAFMTKEYHIYMTSDGRISMAGLSSRTVPHLADAIHAAVARAR; the protein is encoded by the exons ATGAACATGTCACAACAATCACCGTCACCGTCCGCTGACCGGAGGTTGAGTGTTCTGGCGAGACACCTTGAACTGTCGTCCTCCGCCACCGTCGAATCCTCTATCGTCGCTGCTCCTACCTCTGGAAATGCTGGAACCAACTCTGTCTTCTCTCACATCGTTCGCGCTCCCGAAGATCCTATTCTCGGc GTCACTATTGCTTACAATAAAGATAGTAGCCCCATGAAGTTGAATTTGGGAGTTGGTGCATATCGCACAGAG GAAGGAAAACCTCTTGTTTTGAATGTTGTAAGACAAGCAGAGCAGCTACTAGTAAATGACAG GTCTCGCGTTAAAGAGTACCTATCTATTACGGGACTGGCAGACTTCAATAAATTGAGTGCTAAGCTGATACTTGGCGCCGACAG CCCCGCTATTCAAGAGAACAGAGTAACAACTGTGCAGTGCTTGTCTGGCACAGGCTCATTGAGGGTTGGAGCTGAATTTTTGGCTCGACATTATCATCAA CGCACAATTTATATTCCCCAACCAACATGGGGAAACCACCCAAAAGTTTTCACTTTAGCTGGATTATCGGTAAAGAGTTACCGCTACTATGATCCAGCAACTCGTGGACTCAATTTTCAAG GTTTGTTGGAAGACCTTGGATCTGCTCCATCGGGAGCGATAGTGCTACTTCACGCTTGTGCCCATAACCCCACTGGTGTTGATCCAACCATTGATCAGTGGGAGCAAATTAGGAGATTGATGAGATCAAGAGGATTGTTGCCCTTCTTTGATAGTGCATATCAG GGCTTTGCCAGTGGAAGCCTAGATACAGATGCACAGTCTGTTCGCATGTTTGTGGCAGATGGAGGTGAAGTACTTGTTGCTCAAAGTTATGCAAAGAATATGGGGCTTTATGGTGAACGTGTTGGAGCTCTAAGCATT GTCTGCAGGAATGCTGATGTGGCGAGCAGAGTTGAGAGCCAGCTGAAGTTGGTGATTAGGCCAATGTATTCCAATCCGCCCATCCATGGTGCGTCAATAGTTGCCACAATCCTTAAAGACAG AAACATGTACCGTGAATGGACCCTTGAGCTGAAAGCAATGGCTGATAGAATCATCAGAATGCGTCAGCAATTATTTGATGCTTTACGTGCTAGAG GTACACCTGGTGACTGGAGTCACATTATCAAGCAGATTGGAATGTTTACTTTCACGGGACTTAACTCAGAGCAAGTTGCCTTCATGACCAAAGAGTACCACATCTACATGACATCAGATGG ACGCATCAGTATGGCAGGTCTGAGCTCCAGGACAGTTCCACATCTAGCAGATGCCATACATGCTGCTGTCGCTCGGGCTCGTTGA
- the LOC104231376 gene encoding transcription factor MYB3R-1, translated as MESDRISTPSDGTSSSLQRVRPLHGRTSGPTRRSTKGQWTTEEDEILRKAVQRFKGKNWKKIAECFKDRTDVQCLHRWQKVLNPELVKGPWSKEEDEVIVELVKKYGPKKWSTIAQHLPGRIGKQCRERWHNHLNPGINKEAWTQEEELTLIRAHQIYGNKWAELTKYLPGRTDNAIKNHWNSSVKKKLDSYLASGLLAQFPSLPNVNRQNQSIPSSTKLQQSSEDDSVRKEGIEMEEASECSQGSNLAGCSQSTSDMGNTFVHTREEGKLLEDSNYRKDPSSSSAPCSEYYTPAFEDITFSMAEVPSELDESKLLEHNFSHDWAASMGKEWQFNPDDIPNISPLELMQDSSGLFMQCLTGNGNHEMVTFPQQNAVKYEMTNVGSMVVGLDKPNEMFTSVEGCGMVYPEAGIPQYIPSETGMNGADETADSLICQSSNYQISEGGNMSIENCCNPLCSHVMGTSSGQPFSIPSQFSSEQSSLMFGTAANHFHNPSQGNPAQESHTSNSDGFLYPFESGTPCDNIMDDPLLEEQLDQTKDSLQLVSVNDFRSTPSNTIQTCPLVNENSSVPEEQKDGGALYYEPPRFPSLDIPFFSCDLIQSGADAQQEYSPLGIRQLMMTSVNCLTPFRLWDSPSRDGSPDAVLRSAAKTFTSTPSILKKRHRDLVSPLSEKRCEKKLGSDLRQESFSDLSKDFSRLDVMFDEAANEKATKSSLTMDQTLELQASSEDKENINPTEDGSKEEDKVRNGLSSERQLDGGEVHFKEKVTRKGTKGGANSAIGKIKQPSGVLVELNASDLFFSPDRFGAKSGRATNLCSKALGNQYARRLEAASNQGSVSSSFETSCFSVICSPRIRGKKDGSSFVITTSMQSAPAPTALDNSAETSGNGVGAETVSISGETPYKRSIESPSAWKSPWFINSFLSSPRLDNELNFEDLALFMSPGDRSYDAIGLMKQLSEQTAGAFADAQEVLGGETPESILRGRNSKNQKADENHSLLSANVMSERRTLDFSECGSPGKGKETEIFCTSNNSFASPSSYLLKGCR; from the exons GACGAGATCCTACGCAAAGCTGTCCAACGTTTTAAGGgcaaaaactggaaaaaaatag CGGAATGTTTTAAAGACCGGACTGATGTACAATGCTTGCACCGGTGGCAGAAAGTTCTTAATCCTGAACTTGTCAAAGGTCCATGGTCTAAAGAG GAGGATGAAGTAATAGTTGAATTAGTTAAGAAATATGGCCCCAAAAAGTGGTCCACCATCGCTCAACATTTGCCGGGACGTATTGGAAAACAATGTCGAGAAAG GTGGCACAATCATCTGAATCCTGGAATAAACAAGGAAGCTTGGACGCAGGAGGAGGAGTTGACTCTGATTCGCGCCCACCAAATTTACGGGAATAAATGGGCAGAGTTAACAAAGTATTTGCCTGGAAG GACAGATAATGCAATAAAAAATCACTGGAATAGTTCTGTCAAAAAGAAATTGGACTCGTATTTGGCATCCGGTTTACTTGCACAGTTCCCTTCTCTGCCTAATGTCAACCGTCAGAACCAATCAATCCCTTCTTCGACGAAGTTGCAACAGAGTAGTGAAGATGACAGTGTTCGTAAAGAAGGAATCGAAATGGAGGAAGCTTCAGAATGCAGTCAAGGGTCAAATCTTGCAGGCTGTTCCCAGTCTACAAGTGACATGGGCAATACATTTGTACATACAAGAGAGGAGGGCAAGTTGCTGGAGGATTCAAATTATAGGAAGGACCCAAGCTCCAGTTCAGCACCATGCTCTGAATACTATACCCCAGCCTTTGAAGATATTACCTTTTCAATGGCAGAAGTGCCTAGTGAACTTGACGAATCCAAGCTCCTGGAGCATAACTTCTCACATGACTGGGCAGCATCCATGGGAAAAGAATGGCAGTTTAATCCAGATGACATACCTAATATTTCTCCGCTGGAGTTGATGCAGGATTCTTCAGGGCTCTTCATGCAGTGTTTAACTGGTAATGGGAATCACGAAATGGTTACCTTTCCACAGCAAAATGCAGTGAAGTATGAAATGACTAATGTCGGAAGCATGGTTGTGGGTTTAGATAAGCCCAATGAGATGTTTACCTCTGTGGAGGGTTGCGGGATGGTATACCCTGAGGCAGGAATTCCACAATACATTCCCTCTGAAACTGGTATGAACGGTGCTGATGAAACTGCAGATTCTTTGATTTGCCAATCGTCGAACTATCAGATCTCTGAAGGTGGAAATATGTCTATAGAGAATTGCTGCAACCCTCTGTGTTCACATGTTATGGGAACTTCATCCGGTCAACCATTTTCTATTCCTTCACAGTTTTCTTCAGAGCAAAGCTCACTCATGTTTGGTACTGCCGCAAATCACTTTCATAATCCATCGCAGGGAAACCCAGCACAGGAGTCCCACACAAGTAACTCTGATGGTTTTCTATATCCCTTTGAATCTGGTACTCCTTGTGACAACATAATGGACGATCCTCTCCTGGAAGAGCAACTGGATCAAACTAAAGATTCTCTACAGCTAGTTTCTGTCAATGATTTTCGCTCAACTCCTTCAAATACTATTCAAACATGTCCATTGGTGAACGAAAATTCGAGCGTACCAGAAGAGCAGAAGGATGGAGGAGCCTTATACTATGAGCCTCCTCGTTTTCCGAGCTTGGACATTCCATTTTTCAGTTGTGATCTTATACAATCTGGTGCAGATGCACAGCAAGAGTACAGCCCTCTTGGCATCCGCCAGTTGATGATGACTTCTGTGAACTGTCTTACTCCATTTAGGCTGTGGGATTCACCATCTAGAGATGGAAGTCCAGATGCCGTCCTGAGAAGTGCTGCCAAAACTTTCACCAGCACACCTTCCATATTAAAGAAGCGACACCGTGATTTGGTGTCACCTTTGTCAGAAAAGAGATGTGAAAAGAAGCTTGGAAGTGATCTCCGTCAAGAATCATTCTCTGATCTGTCTAAGGATTTTTCTCGACTAGATGTTATGTTTGACGAGGCTGCAAATGAAAAAGCAACAAAGTCTTCTCTAACTATGGATCAGACGTTGGAACTTCAAGCTTCATCTGAAGATAAAGAAAACATAAATCCAACTGAAGATGGAAGTAAGGAGGAGGACAAGGTACGCAATGGACTTTCCAGCGAGAGACAGTTAGATGGAGGTGAAGTTCACTTTAAAGAGAAAGTAACAAGGAAGGGCACAAAGGGTGGAGCCAATAGTGCAATTGGAAAG ATAAAACAACCTTCTGGAGTTCTGGTTGAACTGAACGCAAGTGACCTGTTCTTCTCTCCTGATCGTTTTGGAGCCAAGTCTGGTAGAGCTACAAATCTCTGCAGTAAAGCTCTAGGAAATCAGTATGCTAGACGACTCGAAGCTGCATCAAATCAAGGTTCTGTTTCATCTTCATTTGAGACTTCATGTTTTTCTGTTATTTGCTCTCCTCGTATACGTGGAAAGAAAGACGGAAGTAGTTTTGTCATCACTACATCAATGCAATCTGCTCCAGCACCAACAGCCTTGGACAACTCAGCTGAAACTTCAGGAAATGGAGTTGGCGCTGAGACTGTAAGCAT ATCTGGAGAAACGCCTTATAAAAGGAGTATTGAATCTCCTTCAGCTTGGAAATCTCCATGGTTCATCAACTCTTTTCTGTCAAGCCCAAGACTTGATAATGAACTTaattttgag GATCTTGCGCTGTTTATGAGCCCAGGTGACAGAAGCTATGATGCTATTGGATTAATGAAGCAATTGAGTGAGCAGACTGCAGGGGCATTTGCAGATGCCCAGGAGGTCTTGGGAGGTGAAACTCCAGAGTCGATCCTACGGGGGAGGAACTCCAAAAACCAGAAAGCAGATGAAAATCATTCTCTTTTGTCAGCAAATGTTATG AGTGAGAGGCGTACTCTTGATTTCAGTGAATGTGGATCCCCTGGAAAGGGAAAGGAAACTGAAATTTTTTGCACCAGCAACAACAGTTTTGCAAGTCCTTCCTCCTACCTATTGAAAGGCTGCAGGTAG